A window from Rana temporaria chromosome 8, aRanTem1.1, whole genome shotgun sequence encodes these proteins:
- the LOC120910061 gene encoding gastrula zinc finger protein XlCGF26.1-like, producing MDPSNPEESSGDPHTIITETNLRSHRTDPSNPEGSSLSHKGFHTGERSLSSTASGNSFEETRKPSTHQRSERPFSCSECGKCFVRKDNFLNHQRIHKGDRPYSCSDCGKSFIQKSNLLNHLRLHTGERPYSCSKCGKCFNQKVDLATHQRFHTGERPFSCSECGKSFRDKRSLLKHQKIHTGERPFSCSECGKCFFQKVELVNHQKIHTGERPFSCSECGKGFIHKGNFLKHQKTHTGVRPFSCLECGKCFIQKSSLVFHQRIHTGERPYSCSECGKSFTQKRHLVIHQRIHKSERPFSCSECGKCFSQKGSFLNHQRLHTGNLPFSCSECGKCFSQKGNFLSHQRCHTGERPFSCPECGKCFRHKGNFFSHQRCHTGERPFSCSECGKCFSEKGNLLIHQRFHTGEHPFSCSECGKSFTKKAELIIHQRIHTGERPYSCAECGKCFIRKGRLLLHQRIHTGERPYSCSECGKFFKDKGYLLLHQRIHTGERPYSCSECGKGFARKDKLVIHQRTHTGERPYSCSVCGKSFTQKRSLTGHQRIHMDQKP from the coding sequence ATGGATCCCTCTAATCCTGAGGAATCTTCTGGTGATCCACATACTATTATTACTGAAACAAATCTGAGATCTCACAGAACAGATCCATCTAATCCTGAGGGATCTTCTTTAAGCCATAAAGGATTTCATACAGGAGAACGTTCCTTGTCATCTACAGCGTCTGGGAATTCTTTCGAAGAAACAAGAAAGCCTTCTACACACCAGAGAAGTGAGCGTCCtttctcatgttcagagtgcgggaaatgttttgttcGTAAAGATAACTTTCTTaatcaccagagaattcacaaagGTGACCGCCCGTATTCGTGTTCAGACTGCGGGAAAAGTTTCATTCAAAAAAGCAACCTTCTTAACCACCTGAGACTTCACACAGGcgagcgtccctattcatgttcgaagtgcgggaaatgttttaatcAGAAAGTAGACCTGGCCACCCACCAGAGGTTTCACACGGGTGAACGTCCTTTCTCatgttcggagtgcgggaaaagtttccgTGACAAAAGAAGCCTTCTTaaacaccagaaaattcacacaggggagcgtcctttttcatgttcagagtgcgggaaatgtttttttcagaAAGTGGAACTTGTTAAtcaccagaaaattcacacaggcgagcgtcctttctcatgttcagagtgtgggaaaggtTTCATTCATAAAGGCAACTTTCTTAAACACCAGAAAACTCACACGGGCGTGCGCCCTTTTTCATgtttagagtgcgggaaatgtttcattcaGAAAAGTAGCCTTGTTTTTCACcaaagaattcacacaggtgagcgaccttattcatgttcagagtgcgggaaatctttcactcaaaAAAGACACCTCGTGatccaccagaggattcacaagaGCGAGCGTCCTTTCTCatgttcggagtgcgggaaatgtttcagccAGAAAGGAAGCTTTCTTAATCACCAGAGACTTCACACCGGTAACCTTCCTttttcgtgttcagagtgcgggaaatgttttagtcAGAAGGGAAACTTTCTTAGTCACCAGAGATGTCACACAGGCGAGCGTCCTTTctcatgtcctgagtgcgggaaatgctttcgTCATAAAGGAAACTTTTTCAGTCACCAGAGatgtcacacaggtgagcgtccgttctcatgttctgagtgcgggaaatgtttcagcgAAAAAGGAAACCTCCTTATacaccagagatttcacacaGGTGAACATcccttttcatgttcagagtgcgggaaatccttCACTAAGAAAGCAGAACTGATTATTCATCAGCGAATTCACACCggcgagcgtccttattcatgtgcagagtgcgggaaatgttttattcGGAAAGGAAGGCTTCTtctacaccagagaattcacacgggtgagcgtccctattcgtgttcagagtgcgggaaattttTCAAGGACAAAGGGTACCTTCTTCtgcaccagaggattcacaccggtgagcgtccttattcatgttcggaGTGTGGGAAAGGTTTCGCTCGGAAAGACAAACTTGTTATacaccagagaactcacacaggAGAGCGCCCTTATTCGTGTTCGGTGTGCGGGAAAAGTTTCACTCAAAAACGTTCACTTACtggacaccagaggattcacatggACCAAAAACCTTGA